A section of the Triticum dicoccoides isolate Atlit2015 ecotype Zavitan chromosome 7A, WEW_v2.0, whole genome shotgun sequence genome encodes:
- the LOC119328614 gene encoding Werner Syndrome-like exonuclease — protein MAAEKLVTSVDFEDDTITATVTSSGDAVKAWLRQIRYVYRWVYHKLIVGLDVEWRPSYGRAQNPVALLQLCVGRRCLVFQLLHADFVPPALHRFLANPDFRFVGVGVQDDGGRLSDDYGLEVANAVDLRDLAADEMRRPWLRQAGLKDVAGVVMGANLQKPRRVTMGPWDACRLSQEQIQYACIDAFVSFEVGRKLLTGDYSSDEEENY, from the coding sequence ATGGCGGCCGAGAAGCTCGTCACCTCCGTGGACTTCGAGGACGACACGATCACCGCCACCGTCACGTCCTCCGGCGACGCCGTCAAGGCCTGGCTCCGCCAGATCCGCTACGTCTACCGCTGGGTCTACCACAAGCTCATCGTGGGGCTGGACGTCGAGTGGCGCCCCAGCTACGGCCGCGCGCAGAACCCCGTCGCGCTCCTGCAGCTCTGCGTCGGCCGCCGCtgcctcgtcttccagctcctCCACGCCGACTTCGTCCCGCCGGCCCTCCACCGCTTCCTCGCCAACCCGGACTTCCGATTCGTCGGCGTCGGCGTGCAGGACGACGGCGGCCGCCTCAGCGACGACTACGGCCTCGAGGTCGCCAACGCCGTCGACCTGCGCGACCTCGCGGCCGACGAGATGCGCAGGCCGTGGCTCCGCCAGGCCGGGCTCAAGGACGTCGCGGGCGTCGTCATGGGGGCCAACCTCCAAAAGCCGCGTAGGGTCACGATGGGGCCGTGGGACGCCTGCCGCCTCTCCCAAGAGCAGATCCAGTACGCCTGCATCGACGCCTTCGTCTCCTTCGAGGTCGGCCGGAAGCTCCTCACAGGCGACTACTCCTCCGACGAAGAGGAGAACTACTGA
- the LOC119333531 gene encoding uncharacterized protein LOC119333531, which translates to MESSTANPTWRPMYTPAPEGLLSFGQFPPMHPYNFRPPPMHHPEQGRKNMENLHFVGASPHDSFSTPPPPPHPKVASRSAPAKVDSTSSKRKKRKVTNVDDDELGERTAYRLPYLPEEHERLAGAWLECSLDPINGNRKKNERFWDDIAALYNIAALYNSATQSNRKRDRDQLKMEWQRTKKRLAAFHGEWIDVIGVYRSGCSQHDMEKMALEKYEQNYHQPFQHLTMWAKLKDDGKWLASYRNMTEKVGNRTSVETNLTPNMINLEAEERPSAGRDKAKVERAGKGKSGGLSQELGERLEKFIEVNNQSMEDRQKVIDSQVILSNQQLETAKINNKTKLLDVYSKMLLADTSKMDDAEKARLAKALSKMEPMLFPEGDSVD; encoded by the exons ATGGAATCCTCTACTGCAAACCCTACATG GAGGCCAATGTACACCCCTGCACCTGAAGGCTTGCTAAGTTTTGGACAATTCCCTCCAATGCATCCTTATAATTTTCGACCTCCGCCAATGCACCACCCTGAACAAGGACGCAAAAATATGGAGAATTTGCATTTTGTTGGGGCTTCCCCACACGATTCCTTTTcaacaccaccgccaccaccgcacCCTAAAGTTGCATCTCGGTCTGCTCCCGCCAAAGTGGATTCTACTTCCTCCAAAAGGAAGAAGCGGAAGGTCACCAATGTAGATGACGATGAATTGGGAGAAAGGACCGCATATCGTCTGCCCTATTTACCCGAGGAACATGAAAGACTG GCAGGCGCTTGGCTGGAGTGTTCACTCGATCCCATCAATGGGAACAGAAAGAAGAATGAGCGGTTCTGGGATGACATTGCTGCTCTATACAACATTGCTGCTCTATACAACAGTGCCACGCAAAGTAACCGAAAGAGAGATCGGGATCAGTTGAAGATGGAGTGGCAAAGGACCAAGAAAAGGCTCGCCGCTTTCCATGGTGAGTGGATTGACGTAATTGGAGTGTATCGTAGTGGTTGCAGCCAACATGACATGGAAAAAATGGCTTTGGAGAAGTATGAACAAAACTATCACCAGCCTTTCCAACATTTAACTATGTGGGCAAAACTCAAGGATGATGGTAAATGGCTAGCCTCTTACAGAAACATGACGGAAAAAGTAGGGAACAGAACATCTGTGGAGACCAATCTCACACCAAATATGATTAACTTGGAGGCCGAGGAGCGCCCATCAGCTGGCCGTGATAAGGCTAAGGTTGAACGTGCTGGTAAAGGCAAGTCAGGAGGGCTCTCACAAGAGCTTGGAGAAAGATTGGAAAAATTCATCGAGGTTAACAATCAATCAATGGAGGACCGCCAAAAGGTGATAGACAGCCAGGTGATTCTATCAAATCAACAGCTTGAGACTGCGAAGATCAACAACAAAACAAAATTGTTGGATGTTTACTCCAAAATGCTTTTAGCGGACACATCTAAGATGGATGACGCTGAAAAGGCTCGACTTGCTAAGGCTTTGAGTAAAATGGAGCCCATGTTATTTCCTGAAGGAGATTCAG TTGATTGA